The following are from one region of the Trichocoleus sp. genome:
- the tadA gene encoding tRNA adenosine(34) deaminase TadA, translating into MQIPPPFIDHPEYLTHYRWMGQAIELAEVAGAAGEVPVGAVVVDQQGTLIATGENRRERDRDPTAHAEVLALREAGRILQTWHLETCTLYVTLEPCPMCAGAIVQARLGLLVYGADDPKTGAVRTVTNIPDSACSNHRLRVVGGILETPCRQQLQAWFAARRFHR; encoded by the coding sequence ATGCAAATTCCTCCCCCTTTCATTGATCATCCTGAATATCTGACGCACTATCGCTGGATGGGTCAGGCGATCGAACTGGCTGAGGTTGCTGGAGCCGCCGGGGAAGTGCCAGTTGGGGCAGTGGTTGTGGATCAGCAGGGAACCCTGATTGCGACAGGAGAAAACCGCCGGGAGCGCGATCGAGACCCCACTGCTCATGCTGAAGTGCTGGCGCTCCGAGAAGCGGGTCGCATTCTCCAAACCTGGCACTTGGAAACCTGCACCCTCTATGTGACGCTAGAACCCTGCCCGATGTGTGCTGGCGCAATTGTGCAGGCGCGGCTCGGTCTGCTGGTCTATGGTGCAGATGACCCCAAAACAGGTGCAGTACGGACGGTTACGAATATCCCCGATAGTGCCTGCTCCAATCATCGCTTGCGGGTTGTTGGGGGTATCCTCGAAACTCCCTGTCGGCAGCAGCTACAAGCATGGTTTGCAGCAAGGCGATTTCATCGATAG
- the grxC gene encoding glutaredoxin 3: MFNFLNSLLNRHPEHVKAQVEIYTWQTCPFCIRAKMLLNWKGVKFMEYKIDGDGAARVKMAERANGKRSVPQIFINQQHIGGCDDLYALDRQGKLDPLLMESQLMES, encoded by the coding sequence ATGTTTAACTTTCTCAATTCTCTGCTGAACCGTCATCCTGAACATGTAAAAGCCCAGGTCGAGATCTACACCTGGCAAACTTGTCCCTTCTGTATCCGGGCGAAAATGCTGCTGAACTGGAAAGGTGTCAAGTTCATGGAATATAAGATTGATGGAGACGGAGCCGCGCGAGTCAAAATGGCAGAACGGGCGAACGGTAAACGATCGGTTCCCCAGATATTTATCAATCAACAACATATTGGCGGCTGTGATGATCTCTATGCGCTCGATCGTCAGGGCAAGCTCGATCCATTGCTGATGGAAAGTCAGCTGATGGAAAGCTAA
- a CDS encoding aldehyde dehydrogenase, translated as MTQLIADTGEYTAQIQDLVQQQRSFFRTGKTKELQFRLAQLQALRQAILEHQNAIMAAVQADLHKPDFEAFATEVGVISEINYAIKHLPTWIKPKRVSTPLEQFPGKAKIQPEPLGVVLIIGPWNYPFQLLISPLVGAIAAGNCALLKPSEIAPHTSRIVAELIKKTFDPAYIAVVEGGVEVSQAVLAERFDHIFFTGGTAIGKIVMAAAAQHLTPVTLELGGKSPCILDADIQLEKAVKRLIWGKFINAGQTCIAPDYLLVDRRIKPALLDLIPATLREFYGDTPSSSPDYGRIISPRHFSRLVNFLQDGKVVAGGETNADDRYIAPTILDQVSPDAPVMQEEIFGPILPVLEYDGVQEAIDFINARPKPLALYLFSRNKALQDRVLKETSSGGVCINETIMQVGVSELPFGGVGESGMGNYHGKASFDTFSHYKSILYKPFWLDLDWRYAPYKGKLEQIKRLFK; from the coding sequence ATGACTCAACTCATTGCAGATACAGGGGAATACACAGCTCAAATTCAGGATCTAGTGCAGCAGCAGCGATCGTTCTTTCGCACTGGAAAAACCAAAGAACTTCAGTTCCGGTTGGCACAGCTTCAAGCACTGCGACAAGCCATCCTGGAACACCAAAACGCAATCATGGCAGCAGTTCAGGCAGACCTGCACAAACCTGACTTTGAAGCATTCGCGACTGAGGTGGGTGTCATTAGCGAAATCAACTATGCCATCAAGCATCTGCCCACCTGGATTAAGCCGAAGCGCGTTTCAACCCCACTAGAACAGTTTCCTGGGAAAGCGAAGATTCAGCCTGAACCCTTGGGGGTTGTGCTAATTATTGGACCCTGGAACTATCCGTTTCAACTGCTGATTTCGCCGTTAGTTGGGGCGATCGCTGCCGGAAATTGCGCGTTGCTGAAACCTTCTGAAATTGCGCCGCACACTTCGCGGATTGTGGCTGAGCTAATCAAGAAGACCTTTGATCCGGCTTATATTGCGGTGGTTGAGGGTGGGGTGGAAGTCAGTCAGGCAGTCCTGGCAGAACGATTTGACCATATCTTTTTTACAGGCGGTACGGCGATCGGCAAGATTGTGATGGCAGCCGCAGCCCAGCATCTCACACCTGTCACCCTGGAACTGGGCGGCAAAAGCCCCTGCATTCTCGATGCCGATATCCAGCTAGAGAAAGCGGTGAAGCGGCTCATTTGGGGCAAGTTTATCAACGCCGGACAGACTTGCATAGCGCCTGATTATTTGCTGGTCGATCGCCGTATCAAACCAGCCTTACTAGACCTGATTCCTGCCACGCTGCGCGAATTTTATGGAGACACCCCATCCAGTAGCCCAGATTATGGTCGAATTATTAGCCCCAGGCATTTCTCGCGTCTGGTCAATTTTCTCCAGGATGGCAAGGTTGTGGCGGGTGGAGAAACAAACGCAGACGATCGCTATATTGCACCCACAATTCTGGATCAGGTATCGCCCGATGCCCCTGTAATGCAGGAAGAAATTTTTGGTCCAATTTTGCCTGTACTGGAATATGACGGCGTGCAGGAAGCGATCGATTTCATCAACGCTAGACCCAAACCACTCGCCCTCTATCTCTTTTCGCGCAATAAAGCTCTGCAAGATCGGGTTCTCAAAGAGACGTCTTCAGGGGGTGTTTGCATTAACGAAACCATTATGCAGGTTGGCGTCAGTGAACTGCCGTTTGGTGGAGTCGGTGAGAGCGGGATGGGCAACTATCACGGGAAAGCCAGCTTTGATACTTTCTCGCACTACAAGAGTATTTTGTACAAACCCTTCTGGCTCGACCTCGATTGGCGCTATGCCCCCTACAAAGGCAAGCTAGAACAAATTAAGCGGTTGTTTAAATAA
- a CDS encoding CocE/NonD family hydrolase, with product MTSPMLYPVRAKETRSMQTRDGIRLDADLYYPNSAEEFPVLLMRQPYGRSIASTVVYAHPAWYAAHGYIVVIQDVRGRGSSEGEFDLFAAEIADGLDTVNWAASLPQSNGQVGMYGFSYQGMTQLYAAAAHPSALKTICPSMAAYDLYADWAYEGGAFCYQLNLGWAIQLAAETTRRQGDQEKYLTLYAASRNPPFYDPVCPRSGILHQLAPDSHYHDWLTYANSDAPYWAMRSPKTYLANADLPMLHIGGWFDTHLRGTVKLYQAMVEKNNSPQHLIIGPWAHLPWSRKVGSLDYGEAANSPIDRLQLRWFDHFLKGIDTGLLDEPPVCLFEMGSNHWRKFDRFPNQPLQSYRLLTTGLSAMREEGKLVASGSPPDNLIPDTFVHDPWRPVPALGGHATFPAGSFDRSHIDSRSDVLTYTSDRLDSDLHLAGEIFVELYCTADAPSFDLCAVLSEVKPNGQAFNLTQGYLRIPPAQEPPYSIALQPICALIPQGSAIRLSISAACFPAYAVNPGGGTDPDNSQLIDASVITVTLWSEGDRSSKLHLPGL from the coding sequence TTGACTTCTCCCATGCTCTACCCGGTTCGTGCCAAAGAAACCCGATCGATGCAAACGCGGGATGGCATTCGTTTGGATGCTGATCTGTACTATCCCAATAGCGCCGAAGAATTTCCAGTGCTGCTGATGCGCCAGCCCTACGGACGCTCGATCGCTTCTACGGTGGTCTATGCTCATCCTGCCTGGTATGCAGCGCATGGCTATATCGTGGTGATTCAAGATGTGCGCGGACGGGGCAGCTCGGAAGGCGAGTTTGATCTGTTTGCCGCTGAAATTGCAGATGGTTTGGATACGGTGAACTGGGCAGCATCTCTGCCCCAAAGCAATGGACAGGTGGGGATGTATGGCTTTTCCTATCAGGGAATGACGCAACTCTATGCCGCCGCAGCGCATCCTTCAGCCCTCAAAACGATTTGCCCTAGCATGGCAGCTTACGACCTGTATGCAGACTGGGCTTACGAAGGGGGAGCATTTTGCTATCAGTTGAACCTCGGTTGGGCAATTCAGCTTGCTGCGGAAACCACCCGACGACAGGGAGATCAAGAGAAATACTTGACGCTTTATGCTGCCTCACGGAATCCGCCGTTCTATGATCCGGTTTGTCCGCGATCGGGCATTTTGCATCAGTTAGCGCCAGACTCGCACTATCATGATTGGCTCACTTATGCGAATTCGGATGCTCCTTACTGGGCAATGCGTTCTCCCAAAACCTATCTTGCAAATGCTGATTTGCCGATGCTGCATATTGGCGGCTGGTTTGATACCCATCTGCGCGGCACAGTGAAGCTTTATCAAGCGATGGTAGAAAAAAATAATTCACCGCAGCATCTAATCATTGGACCCTGGGCACATCTTCCCTGGAGTCGCAAAGTCGGATCGCTGGACTACGGAGAAGCCGCTAACAGCCCGATCGATCGGTTGCAGCTTCGCTGGTTCGATCACTTCCTCAAAGGCATTGACACAGGATTATTGGACGAACCGCCCGTTTGTCTGTTTGAGATGGGCAGTAACCACTGGCGCAAGTTCGATCGCTTCCCCAACCAGCCACTGCAATCCTATCGTCTGCTCACCACTGGGCTGAGTGCAATGCGGGAAGAGGGCAAACTCGTTGCTTCCGGTTCTCCGCCCGATAATCTTATTCCTGATACCTTCGTTCATGATCCCTGGCGACCTGTCCCGGCACTGGGGGGTCATGCTACCTTTCCTGCGGGTTCCTTCGATCGGAGTCATATCGACAGCCGCTCTGACGTTTTGACCTACACCAGCGATCGGCTAGACTCAGATTTGCATCTGGCGGGCGAAATTTTTGTTGAACTTTATTGCACTGCCGATGCCCCCAGCTTTGACCTTTGTGCCGTTCTCTCAGAAGTGAAACCCAATGGTCAGGCGTTCAATCTGACTCAAGGCTATCTGCGGATTCCTCCTGCTCAAGAACCGCCTTACTCGATCGCCCTCCAGCCGATTTGTGCTTTAATCCCGCAGGGCAGCGCCATTCGTCTCAGCATCAGTGCTGCTTGTTTCCCGGCTTATGCGGTCAATCCTGGTGGAGGCACAGATCCAGACAACAGCCAACTCATTGATGCAAGCGTAATTACAGTGACTTTATGGAGTGAAGGCGATCGATCTTCTAAGTTGCATTTACCCGGTCTATAA
- a CDS encoding cupin domain-containing protein — MDTSACIIPVIKTPQDYQAYRISPQDTNRLAIVFDSTTANMSLTYCVEIFDVGGKTPPNRHQLAVEMFFVLKGEGSATCDGKTVKIQAGDSILVPATGMHVIENTGDGRLYALCIMVPNEDFAELIRSGIPVELDQEDMAVLRRSDSLVKG; from the coding sequence ATGGACACGTCTGCCTGCATTATTCCGGTGATTAAGACCCCCCAAGATTACCAGGCATATCGCATTAGTCCACAAGACACAAATCGGCTGGCGATCGTTTTTGATTCCACCACGGCAAATATGTCGCTGACTTACTGTGTCGAAATCTTTGATGTTGGTGGCAAAACTCCTCCCAATCGGCATCAGTTAGCGGTTGAAATGTTCTTTGTGCTCAAAGGCGAAGGCTCAGCAACCTGCGACGGCAAAACCGTCAAAATTCAGGCAGGGGACAGCATCCTGGTTCCCGCTACTGGAATGCACGTGATCGAAAACACAGGGGATGGGCGGCTCTATGCGCTCTGCATAATGGTTCCCAACGAAGATTTTGCTGAGCTGATCCGCAGCGGCATTCCTGTTGAACTGGATCAAGAAGATATGGCAGTCCTCCGGCGATCGGATTCGCTCGTTAAGGGATAG
- a CDS encoding cysteine hydrolase family protein, with protein sequence MNRSLRSLGVPPNVWLVDAEIADMTRPALPPRPITLPTETKIVRLDLAKTAMLVVDMQNDFCHPDGWLSHIGVDVTPAREPIAPLKTLLPELRAAQVPIIWVNWGNRPDLLNISPAHLHVYNPTGDGVGLSQPLPKNGAPVLQKDSWAAAVVDELIQEPSDIKVDKYRMSGFWDTPLDSILKNLGKTTLLLSGVNADQCVLTTLQDANFLGYDCILLRDCTATTSPAYCLQATFYNVNQCFGFVADSASLLTALASPSNS encoded by the coding sequence ATGAATCGATCGCTCCGATCGCTTGGTGTTCCGCCGAATGTCTGGTTGGTTGACGCAGAAATCGCGGATATGACCCGTCCGGCTCTGCCCCCCCGACCCATTACTCTGCCCACTGAAACCAAAATCGTCCGGCTGGATCTGGCGAAAACAGCGATGTTGGTGGTGGATATGCAGAATGATTTTTGTCATCCGGATGGTTGGCTGTCGCATATTGGCGTAGATGTCACGCCTGCCCGTGAGCCGATCGCCCCGCTCAAAACGCTCCTACCCGAACTGCGAGCCGCGCAAGTGCCGATTATTTGGGTGAACTGGGGCAATCGTCCTGATTTGCTGAATATTAGCCCTGCTCATCTCCATGTCTACAACCCGACCGGAGACGGAGTTGGACTGAGTCAGCCGCTCCCCAAAAATGGCGCACCCGTTCTGCAAAAAGACAGTTGGGCAGCCGCAGTAGTCGATGAACTGATCCAGGAACCCAGCGACATCAAAGTAGACAAATATCGCATGAGCGGCTTCTGGGATACCCCTTTGGACAGTATTCTCAAAAACTTGGGCAAAACTACTCTATTGTTGAGTGGCGTGAATGCGGATCAATGTGTTTTGACGACGCTTCAAGATGCCAATTTTTTAGGCTATGACTGTATTCTGCTCCGCGATTGCACCGCTACCACGTCACCTGCCTACTGCCTGCAAGCAACCTTCTACAACGTGAACCAGTGCTTCGGCTTTGTGGCTGATTCTGCATCCCTTCTCACCGCCCTTGCAAGCCCATCCAATTCCTGA
- a CDS encoding Rid family detoxifying hydrolase, with amino-acid sequence MFERITLPDGVLPAVSPYCHAVRAGDFLFVTGQLAQDPETGKVVRGSIEDQTHQVLQNLKLVLDHAGSGFDRVVMARVFLTDFRHLQTVNDIYATYFPNQQFPGRTAIGVTALAGFGDVEIDLIVYCGS; translated from the coding sequence ATGTTTGAGCGAATTACCCTTCCTGATGGTGTTCTACCTGCTGTTTCTCCCTATTGCCATGCCGTTCGTGCTGGCGATTTTCTGTTTGTCACCGGACAACTCGCCCAAGATCCAGAAACAGGCAAAGTGGTGCGTGGCTCGATCGAAGACCAAACCCATCAAGTTTTGCAAAACCTGAAGCTTGTCCTAGATCATGCAGGCAGTGGGTTCGATCGCGTTGTTATGGCACGGGTCTTTCTCACCGACTTTCGCCATCTCCAAACCGTTAACGACATCTACGCCACCTACTTCCCCAACCAACAATTTCCTGGGCGTACCGCGATCGGTGTCACTGCTTTAGCAGGCTTCGGAGATGTAGAAATCGATTTGATTGTTTACTGTGGTTCATAG
- a CDS encoding amidohydrolase, whose product MSFTIQNVLVPAEVGYKTVNVRVENDRISAVLAARSPQSTVIEGTVINGENKLLLPGFVNAHTHSSEMWQRGMIPPYPLELWLAELYDFSPLDPEQIYWSAIGTAVETLLSGGTCVVDHLVMIPGQEEASIAAVVRAYQEVGIRAFIGPLIQDASLSESVPSGGKKRDHTPYAQTTETTLAVMERAIEQFHRPEAGIHIMLAPTGIQLCSDALFEGCVALSDRYNLCCHTHLLETRAQQLLAQEKYGHSAVQHLKHLGFLTPRTSLAHCVWLDDADIDMLAQTRSTVVHNPLSNLRLGSGIAPILKYRQAGVNVTFGCDGSASNDSQDLLEAIKIGTLLHNVTDLDYQHWITPRQAIEMASLGGATGLNLADQTGSIEVGKKADLVLYDLTNLSLLPRTDPIGLLITGRPTQVVDSAWVNGQRVIADGKVTTIDVNQLRQELFTRSQWQTSRHSETAQAIEAHYRSVMGLGE is encoded by the coding sequence GTGAGTTTCACGATTCAAAATGTCCTGGTTCCTGCTGAAGTTGGTTATAAAACCGTTAACGTGCGCGTTGAGAACGATCGCATCAGTGCAGTTTTAGCCGCTCGATCGCCACAAAGCACCGTGATTGAGGGCACTGTCATTAACGGAGAAAATAAGCTGCTGTTACCCGGTTTTGTCAATGCTCACACCCATTCTTCGGAGATGTGGCAGCGAGGCATGATTCCGCCTTATCCGCTGGAGTTGTGGCTGGCAGAACTCTATGATTTTTCGCCGCTTGATCCAGAGCAAATTTATTGGAGTGCGATCGGCACCGCCGTTGAAACACTGCTATCAGGTGGAACCTGTGTAGTCGATCATCTGGTCATGATTCCGGGGCAAGAGGAAGCATCGATCGCAGCGGTAGTTCGGGCTTATCAAGAAGTAGGGATTCGCGCCTTTATTGGTCCATTAATTCAGGATGCCTCGCTCAGTGAAAGCGTTCCTTCGGGCGGCAAAAAACGGGATCACACGCCTTATGCTCAGACAACTGAAACAACATTGGCAGTGATGGAACGGGCGATCGAGCAATTCCACCGTCCCGAAGCCGGAATTCACATCATGCTTGCCCCCACAGGAATACAGCTTTGCTCAGATGCGCTGTTTGAAGGCTGTGTGGCACTGAGCGATCGATACAATCTTTGTTGCCATACCCATTTGCTGGAAACCAGGGCACAGCAGCTTCTCGCACAAGAGAAATATGGCCATAGTGCCGTTCAGCATTTGAAACATTTGGGCTTTCTCACGCCTCGCACCTCTTTGGCTCACTGTGTCTGGCTGGATGATGCCGATATTGACATGCTGGCGCAAACGCGATCGACCGTTGTTCACAACCCTCTCAGTAATTTGCGGCTCGGCAGCGGCATTGCCCCAATTCTGAAGTATCGACAGGCAGGTGTGAATGTCACCTTTGGCTGCGATGGTTCTGCCAGCAACGATTCCCAAGACCTGCTGGAGGCAATCAAAATTGGCACACTGCTGCACAATGTCACTGATCTAGACTATCAGCACTGGATTACGCCCCGTCAGGCGATCGAGATGGCTTCGCTGGGTGGCGCAACGGGCTTGAATCTGGCAGACCAAACCGGATCGATCGAAGTGGGCAAAAAAGCAGATCTGGTGCTTTACGACCTGACCAATCTTTCCCTCTTGCCGCGCACTGACCCAATCGGCTTACTGATTACGGGGCGACCGACTCAAGTGGTAGATTCTGCCTGGGTCAACGGTCAGCGCGTCATTGCAGATGGCAAAGTCACAACAATTGATGTGAATCAACTCCGTCAGGAACTCTTTACCCGCAGCCAGTGGCAAACGAGCCGTCACTCAGAAACAGCACAAGCGATCGAGGCACATTATCGATCGGTAATGGGATTGGGGGAGTGA
- a CDS encoding carbohydrate ABC transporter permease produces MRSTQPFQSSLSLLSILNFLLLSLSAGLVLLPLGIVLLAAFVPPGTLQTWHWGDGFTWENYRDAWNRGHFLLAFANSAFVAVAVTFCQSITSALAGYALARFRFRGKQAILLLTLATLVIPFQILVIPIFLILKWGHLVNTYGALILPTAANGFGIFLLKQFFETIPIELEEAAALDGASRLQILWRILLPLARPALTTLFLFTFIGEWNDLFKPLVFTTRPELRTVQLALAEFQEQFTNNWSLLMAAIVIATVPIVLLFLVSQRQFIKGIAATGIKN; encoded by the coding sequence ATGCGATCGACACAGCCATTTCAATCCTCCCTATCCCTTCTGTCTATCCTCAATTTCCTCCTGCTAAGTCTAAGCGCCGGACTGGTTTTGCTGCCGCTTGGAATCGTTCTACTGGCTGCCTTTGTGCCACCCGGAACGCTGCAAACCTGGCATTGGGGAGATGGATTCACCTGGGAGAACTATCGTGATGCCTGGAACCGAGGTCATTTTCTGCTGGCGTTTGCCAATTCAGCCTTTGTGGCAGTTGCCGTGACTTTTTGCCAGAGTATTACCTCGGCACTGGCAGGCTATGCTCTGGCAAGGTTTCGCTTTCGCGGCAAACAAGCCATTTTATTGCTCACCCTGGCAACGCTCGTTATTCCCTTTCAAATTCTGGTGATTCCCATCTTTTTAATCCTGAAATGGGGGCACTTAGTCAACACATATGGCGCACTGATTTTGCCAACTGCCGCTAACGGATTCGGTATTTTTCTACTGAAACAGTTCTTTGAAACGATTCCGATCGAACTTGAAGAAGCTGCTGCCTTAGATGGCGCAAGTCGTCTGCAAATTCTCTGGCGCATCCTGTTACCGCTGGCTCGTCCTGCCCTGACCACGCTGTTTTTGTTTACCTTCATTGGCGAATGGAACGATTTATTTAAGCCCCTCGTTTTTACCACCCGCCCCGAACTGCGAACCGTCCAGCTTGCCCTGGCAGAATTTCAAGAACAGTTCACCAACAACTGGTCACTCCTGATGGCAGCCATTGTCATTGCGACTGTGCCGATCGTCCTGCTCTTCCTGGTCAGTCAACGTCAATTTATTAAGGGCATTGCTGCAACTGGCATTAAAAATTGA
- a CDS encoding aldehyde oxygenase (deformylating) yields the protein MQQLENCPELDYQSETYKDAYSRINAIVIEGEQEAFDNYQKLGELLPDVKEQLLGLAKMESRHMKGFQACGRNLQVAPDMDFARNFFADLHRNFQEAAAAGRIVTCLLIQSLVIECFAISAYNIYIPVADDFARKVTEGVVKDEYMHLNFGEEWLKANFEASKAELEEANRQNLPIVWRMLNEVEKDARVLSMDKEALVEDFMISYGEALSNIGFTTRDIMRMSAYGLTAA from the coding sequence ATGCAGCAGCTTGAAAACTGCCCAGAGCTTGATTATCAAAGCGAAACTTATAAAGATGCTTACAGCCGCATCAATGCGATCGTCATTGAAGGTGAGCAAGAAGCATTTGACAACTACCAGAAGCTTGGTGAGTTGCTGCCTGACGTGAAAGAGCAGCTTTTGGGTCTGGCAAAGATGGAAAGCCGCCACATGAAAGGGTTCCAGGCTTGCGGACGGAATTTGCAAGTCGCCCCAGATATGGATTTTGCGCGGAACTTCTTTGCTGATCTGCACCGCAACTTTCAGGAAGCTGCCGCAGCAGGGCGAATTGTTACCTGCCTGCTCATCCAATCCCTGGTGATTGAGTGCTTTGCAATTTCGGCATACAACATCTATATTCCCGTTGCAGACGATTTTGCTCGCAAAGTCACTGAAGGTGTGGTGAAAGATGAGTATATGCACCTCAATTTTGGGGAAGAATGGTTGAAGGCAAACTTTGAAGCATCGAAGGCGGAACTGGAAGAAGCAAATCGCCAAAACCTGCCGATCGTCTGGCGGATGCTCAATGAAGTTGAAAAAGATGCTCGCGTCCTGAGCATGGACAAAGAAGCACTGGTTGAGGACTTTATGATCAGCTACGGCGAAGCCCTCAGCAATATTGGCTTCACAACCCGCGACATTATGCGGATGTCTGCTTATGGGTTGACGGCTGCTTAA
- a CDS encoding TIGR04168 family protein, translated as MISGQLNPQPTDRQPSLSPPLSDTLTIAIVGDVHDHWEPDDEIALKQLGVDLVLLVGDFGNESVDLVRSIANIPIPKAAILGNHDAWYTATDWGRKLRTSGQQADQVQQQLDLLGAAHVGYGKLDFPEFGLTVVGSRPFSWGGSNWEPHAPFYKKRYGVNSFADSTAKIVQSVEAAACNTIIFIGHCGPKGLGDQPEDLCGKDWKPLGGDHGDPDFTDAIEQTRNLGKSIPLVAFGHMHHSLRHRKDQLRKMIEVQNDTVYLNAASVPRITQTEAGRQRNFSLVKLSSGTVAEASIVWVDEDYTIASQDFLYQQAVTSLPSV; from the coding sequence ATGATCAGCGGTCAACTTAACCCCCAACCCACCGATCGGCAACCGTCGCTCTCCCCCCCTTTATCCGATACCCTTACGATCGCCATTGTTGGAGATGTGCACGATCATTGGGAACCTGATGATGAGATTGCGCTCAAACAGTTGGGTGTGGATCTGGTGCTCCTGGTGGGCGATTTTGGCAATGAATCGGTGGACTTGGTGCGATCGATCGCGAATATTCCAATTCCCAAAGCGGCAATTTTGGGCAATCACGATGCCTGGTACACCGCAACAGATTGGGGCAGAAAACTCCGTACTTCAGGGCAGCAGGCAGATCAGGTGCAGCAGCAGCTTGATTTACTGGGAGCAGCCCATGTGGGATATGGCAAGCTTGACTTTCCTGAATTTGGACTAACGGTCGTGGGCAGCCGTCCTTTTAGTTGGGGTGGCTCAAACTGGGAACCACACGCGCCCTTTTACAAAAAGCGATATGGCGTCAATAGCTTTGCTGACTCGACTGCAAAAATTGTTCAGTCGGTTGAGGCTGCTGCTTGCAACACCATCATCTTTATTGGTCACTGTGGACCGAAAGGATTGGGCGACCAACCCGAAGATCTTTGCGGCAAGGACTGGAAGCCCCTCGGCGGTGATCATGGCGACCCTGACTTTACAGATGCGATCGAACAAACGCGCAATCTAGGCAAATCGATCCCGCTCGTTGCCTTCGGGCATATGCACCATAGCCTCCGTCATCGGAAAGACCAACTGCGAAAAATGATTGAGGTTCAGAATGATACAGTCTATCTCAATGCCGCCAGCGTCCCACGCATCACGCAAACGGAAGCCGGACGACAGCGCAATTTTTCCCTGGTCAAACTCTCTTCTGGAACGGTAGCAGAAGCTTCGATCGTCTGGGTTGATGAAGACTATACGATCGCTTCCCAAGATTTTCTTTATCAGCAGGCTGTAACGTCGTTGCCGTCCGTTTAA